A window from Bubalus kerabau isolate K-KA32 ecotype Philippines breed swamp buffalo chromosome 5, PCC_UOA_SB_1v2, whole genome shotgun sequence encodes these proteins:
- the TIRAP gene encoding toll/interleukin-1 receptor domain-containing adapter protein isoform X2, translated as MQPWPGGTEDSHSAGHAELILYWFRQALARKPTKMPVSPESTLSDVSHPSSPDSPPSLGSSSEVSPIPAPSHGGADGGGGSSSGSSSGGRWSKDYDVCVCHSEEDLAAAQELVSYLEGGAASLRCFLQLRDATPGGAIVSELCHALSSSHCRVLLITPGFLRDPWCRYQMLQALSEAPGAEGRTIPLMSGLSRAAYPAELRYMYFVDGRGPEGGFRQVKEAVMRYLQTLG; from the exons ATGCAACCCTGGCCAGGTGGCACAGAGGACAGTCACTCTGCTGGTCATGCTGAGCTCATACTCT ACTGGTTCAGGCAGGCCCTGGCGAGGAAGCCCACGAAGATGCCCGTCTCCCCAGAAAGCACCCTCAGTGACGTTTCACACCCGAGCTCACCGGACagccccccatccctgggctccAGCTCAGAGGTGTCTCCCATCCCTGCACCTTCGCACGGGGGCGCTGAcggtggcggcggcagcagcagcggcagcagcagcggcggccgCTGGAGCAAGGACTATGATGTATGCGTGTGCCACAGCGAGGAGGACCTGGCGGCCGCCCAGGAGCTGGTCTCCTACCTGGAGGGCGGCGCCGCCAGCCTGCGCTGCTTCTTGCAGCTTCGCGACGCCACCCCCGGCGGCGCCATCGTGTCCGAGCTGTGCCACGCGCTGAGCAGCAGCCACTGCCGCGTGCTGCTCATTACCCCCGGCTTCCTCCGGGACCCGTGGTGCAGGTACCAGATGCTGCAGGCGCTGAGCGAGGCCCCCGGGGCCGAGGGCCGCACCATCCCCCTGATGTCCGGCCTCAGCAGAGCCGCCTACCCCGCCGAGCTCCGATACATGTACTTCGTGGACGGCCGCGGTCCCGAAGGTGGCTTCCGCCAAGTCAAGGAGGCTGTCATGCGGT ACCTGCAGACCCTTGGCTGA
- the TIRAP gene encoding toll/interleukin-1 receptor domain-containing adapter protein isoform X1, with amino-acid sequence MASSTSSPAPGSRSKKPLGKMADWFRQALARKPTKMPVSPESTLSDVSHPSSPDSPPSLGSSSEVSPIPAPSHGGADGGGGSSSGSSSGGRWSKDYDVCVCHSEEDLAAAQELVSYLEGGAASLRCFLQLRDATPGGAIVSELCHALSSSHCRVLLITPGFLRDPWCRYQMLQALSEAPGAEGRTIPLMSGLSRAAYPAELRYMYFVDGRGPEGGFRQVKEAVMRYLQTLG; translated from the exons ATGGCATCATCAACCTCCTCCCCGGCTCCTGGCTCCAGGTCCAAGAAGCCTCTGGGCAAGATGGCTG ACTGGTTCAGGCAGGCCCTGGCGAGGAAGCCCACGAAGATGCCCGTCTCCCCAGAAAGCACCCTCAGTGACGTTTCACACCCGAGCTCACCGGACagccccccatccctgggctccAGCTCAGAGGTGTCTCCCATCCCTGCACCTTCGCACGGGGGCGCTGAcggtggcggcggcagcagcagcggcagcagcagcggcggccgCTGGAGCAAGGACTATGATGTATGCGTGTGCCACAGCGAGGAGGACCTGGCGGCCGCCCAGGAGCTGGTCTCCTACCTGGAGGGCGGCGCCGCCAGCCTGCGCTGCTTCTTGCAGCTTCGCGACGCCACCCCCGGCGGCGCCATCGTGTCCGAGCTGTGCCACGCGCTGAGCAGCAGCCACTGCCGCGTGCTGCTCATTACCCCCGGCTTCCTCCGGGACCCGTGGTGCAGGTACCAGATGCTGCAGGCGCTGAGCGAGGCCCCCGGGGCCGAGGGCCGCACCATCCCCCTGATGTCCGGCCTCAGCAGAGCCGCCTACCCCGCCGAGCTCCGATACATGTACTTCGTGGACGGCCGCGGTCCCGAAGGTGGCTTCCGCCAAGTCAAGGAGGCTGTCATGCGGT ACCTGCAGACCCTTGGCTGA
- the TIRAP gene encoding toll/interleukin-1 receptor domain-containing adapter protein isoform X3 — MPVSPESTLSDVSHPSSPDSPPSLGSSSEVSPIPAPSHGGADGGGGSSSGSSSGGRWSKDYDVCVCHSEEDLAAAQELVSYLEGGAASLRCFLQLRDATPGGAIVSELCHALSSSHCRVLLITPGFLRDPWCRYQMLQALSEAPGAEGRTIPLMSGLSRAAYPAELRYMYFVDGRGPEGGFRQVKEAVMRYLQTLG; from the exons ATGCCCGTCTCCCCAGAAAGCACCCTCAGTGACGTTTCACACCCGAGCTCACCGGACagccccccatccctgggctccAGCTCAGAGGTGTCTCCCATCCCTGCACCTTCGCACGGGGGCGCTGAcggtggcggcggcagcagcagcggcagcagcagcggcggccgCTGGAGCAAGGACTATGATGTATGCGTGTGCCACAGCGAGGAGGACCTGGCGGCCGCCCAGGAGCTGGTCTCCTACCTGGAGGGCGGCGCCGCCAGCCTGCGCTGCTTCTTGCAGCTTCGCGACGCCACCCCCGGCGGCGCCATCGTGTCCGAGCTGTGCCACGCGCTGAGCAGCAGCCACTGCCGCGTGCTGCTCATTACCCCCGGCTTCCTCCGGGACCCGTGGTGCAGGTACCAGATGCTGCAGGCGCTGAGCGAGGCCCCCGGGGCCGAGGGCCGCACCATCCCCCTGATGTCCGGCCTCAGCAGAGCCGCCTACCCCGCCGAGCTCCGATACATGTACTTCGTGGACGGCCGCGGTCCCGAAGGTGGCTTCCGCCAAGTCAAGGAGGCTGTCATGCGGT ACCTGCAGACCCTTGGCTGA